In one Cystobacter fuscus DSM 2262 genomic region, the following are encoded:
- a CDS encoding MSMEG_0568 family radical SAM protein: MSGGETPPVVPLPANELLVELQCHGVRWQGADGLSRKGGAGPSDHKALSLGERTAMVPMLNRASLDSPYAAVPDESGTRARLFREGLPVGEVQLPGVPRFYGLTTAEGTPYWKIATLHSRDVLATTVLQHCVRMNEAATACRFCAIGQSLAAGRTIARKRPAQLAEVARAAVELDGVKHMVMTTGTPQTPDRGAALLCESAAAVTAAVNLPIQAQCEPPDDNAWFQRLADSGVVSLGMHLEAVTDVVRQRIMPGKAGVPLTRYFDAFAAAVSVFGRSQVSTYILAGLGDSEDAIAAMGERLAALGVYPFVVPFVPIDGTPLAHHPKPDSAFMQRLYSRLGGSLRRHGLHSERIKAGCARCGACSALKGYE, from the coding sequence ATGTCCGGCGGTGAAACCCCTCCGGTCGTTCCACTGCCGGCCAACGAGCTGCTCGTCGAGCTGCAATGCCATGGCGTCCGTTGGCAGGGCGCCGACGGTCTGTCTCGGAAAGGCGGCGCCGGGCCCTCGGATCACAAGGCCCTCAGCCTGGGCGAGCGCACGGCCATGGTGCCGATGCTCAACCGCGCCTCGCTGGACTCGCCCTACGCCGCGGTGCCCGACGAGAGCGGCACGCGGGCGCGGCTCTTCCGCGAGGGCCTTCCCGTGGGCGAGGTCCAACTGCCGGGGGTCCCGCGCTTCTACGGTCTCACCACGGCGGAGGGCACGCCCTACTGGAAGATCGCCACCCTGCACAGTCGCGACGTGCTGGCCACCACGGTGCTCCAGCACTGCGTGCGCATGAACGAGGCCGCCACCGCCTGTCGGTTCTGTGCCATCGGCCAGTCGCTGGCCGCCGGAAGGACGATCGCCCGCAAGCGCCCGGCCCAGCTCGCCGAAGTGGCCCGGGCGGCGGTGGAACTGGACGGCGTCAAGCACATGGTGATGACCACTGGCACGCCCCAGACCCCGGATCGCGGCGCCGCCCTCCTCTGTGAATCCGCCGCCGCGGTGACCGCCGCGGTGAACCTGCCGATCCAGGCCCAATGCGAGCCGCCGGACGACAACGCGTGGTTCCAACGTCTGGCGGACAGCGGCGTGGTGTCGCTCGGCATGCATCTGGAGGCGGTCACCGACGTGGTCCGCCAGCGAATCATGCCGGGCAAGGCCGGAGTGCCGCTGACACGCTACTTCGATGCCTTCGCCGCAGCCGTCTCGGTCTTCGGCCGCAGCCAGGTGAGCACCTATATCCTCGCGGGCCTGGGCGACAGCGAAGACGCCATCGCCGCCATGGGCGAGCGCCTGGCGGCGCTCGGGGTGTATCCCTTCGTGGTGCCCTTCGTCCCCATCGATGGCACACCGCTCGCCCATCACCCCAAGCCCGACAGCGCGTTCATGCAGCGGCTCTACTCACGTCTGGGGGGCAGCCTGCGCCGTCACGGGCTGCACTCGGAGCGCATCAAGGCTGGCTGTGCCCGATGCGGAGCCTGCTCGGCGCTCAAGGGGTACGAGTGA
- a CDS encoding MSMEG_0567/Sll0786 family nitrogen starvation N-acetyltransferase: MSASFALIPDTFEPWRADDLRVKPASEAWERADYYALRRAVFVGEQRLLEQDRDPRDFQAIPIVAVAHACGMADRVVGAVRIYEEGEGLWYGGRLCVARDYRRHARIGQALVNEAVARARELGCHTFRATVQAANETWFQRLHWRSLERLELLGQPHVLMQAELEHYPFLPRHGGSPPREEHRHG, encoded by the coding sequence ATGAGTGCCTCCTTCGCCCTGATCCCGGACACCTTCGAGCCCTGGCGCGCCGACGACCTGCGCGTCAAGCCCGCCAGCGAGGCCTGGGAACGCGCCGACTATTATGCCCTGCGCCGCGCGGTCTTCGTCGGTGAGCAGCGATTGCTGGAACAGGACCGCGACCCCCGGGACTTCCAGGCCATCCCCATCGTCGCCGTGGCCCACGCCTGCGGCATGGCCGACCGGGTGGTCGGCGCGGTGCGCATCTACGAGGAAGGGGAGGGCCTGTGGTACGGCGGCAGGCTCTGCGTGGCGCGGGACTACCGCCGCCACGCGCGGATCGGCCAGGCGCTGGTGAACGAAGCGGTGGCACGGGCCAGGGAGCTCGGCTGCCACACCTTCCGCGCCACGGTGCAAGCGGCCAACGAGACCTGGTTCCAGCGCTTGCACTGGCGCAGCCTGGAACGCCTGGAGCTGCTCGGCCAGCCCCACGTGCTGATGCAGGCGGAGCTGGAACACTATCCCTTCCTGCCGCGGCACGGCGGCTCGCCGCCCCGTGAGGAGCACCGTCATGGCTGA
- a CDS encoding sll0787 family AIR synthase-like protein, producing MAELATLLSALRETPAMRAKQAIQHPARRLAGPPAKGEERYTRPGDDTAAFRCGDGYLLLAMEGMLPAFVEQDPWFAGWSAVMANVSDIAAMGGRAQAVVNAYWHHDAAAADQLLAGMEAACAAYGVRLAGGHTHQAPGNPACLAVAITGWARTLLSTFHAAPGQLLAMAVDLDGRWHGDAPYWKAFEGVPGERLRARLELLPALAEAGRLRAAKDISNAGILGTLLMLLEPTGCGARVDLDALPCPAGVPLERWLRVFPSYGFLMTLDAADWPYVEATFATEGVHCAAIGQLDASARLWVEHADQRAEFWNLGERPFTGFACPPRPEEH from the coding sequence ATGGCTGAGCTCGCCACGCTGCTGTCGGCTCTGCGCGAGACGCCGGCGATGCGCGCCAAACAAGCCATCCAGCATCCGGCCCGGCGCCTCGCTGGACCGCCCGCGAAGGGGGAGGAGCGCTACACGCGGCCGGGGGACGATACCGCCGCGTTTCGCTGTGGCGACGGCTACCTGCTCCTCGCCATGGAAGGCATGCTGCCCGCCTTCGTGGAGCAGGACCCCTGGTTCGCCGGATGGTCCGCGGTCATGGCCAATGTCAGCGACATCGCCGCCATGGGAGGCCGGGCCCAGGCGGTGGTCAATGCCTACTGGCACCACGACGCGGCCGCCGCCGATCAACTGCTCGCTGGAATGGAGGCGGCCTGTGCCGCCTACGGCGTGCGTCTGGCTGGCGGCCACACCCATCAGGCACCGGGCAATCCCGCCTGCCTCGCGGTGGCGATCACCGGCTGGGCGCGAACGTTGCTCTCGACCTTCCACGCGGCGCCCGGCCAGTTGCTGGCGATGGCCGTCGACCTCGATGGCCGCTGGCATGGCGACGCGCCCTACTGGAAGGCTTTCGAAGGGGTGCCGGGCGAGCGCCTGCGGGCCAGACTGGAATTGCTGCCGGCCCTCGCCGAGGCGGGCCGCCTGCGCGCCGCCAAGGACATCAGCAACGCCGGCATTCTCGGCACCCTGCTGATGCTGCTGGAGCCCACTGGCTGTGGGGCCCGGGTCGATCTCGATGCCCTGCCATGTCCGGCCGGTGTCCCGTTGGAGCGCTGGCTGCGAGTCTTCCCGAGCTACGGCTTCCTGATGACCCTGGACGCCGCGGATTGGCCATACGTGGAGGCCACCTTCGCCACCGAGGGCGTGCACTGCGCCGCCATTGGCCAGCTCGATGCCAGCGCCCGGCTGTGGGTCGAGCACGCTGACCAACGCGCTGAATTCTGGAACCTGGGGGAGCGGCCCTTCACTGGCTTCGCTTGCCCGCCCCGACCCGAGGAGCACTGA
- a CDS encoding MSMEG_0570 family nitrogen starvation response protein, with protein sequence MPAVNIKLRWPDGKLSTAYSPSTVVYEHFKAGHSYPLADFLSLAETAFNAASERVKQVRGFYCSSAMDSLAGLRLLARQYPARGARVEVLDLRTHGAEQV encoded by the coding sequence ATGCCCGCCGTGAACATCAAGCTGCGCTGGCCCGATGGCAAGCTCAGCACCGCCTACTCTCCTTCCACGGTCGTCTACGAGCACTTCAAGGCTGGTCACAGCTACCCGCTGGCGGACTTCCTCTCCCTCGCCGAGACCGCGTTCAACGCGGCATCCGAGCGCGTCAAGCAGGTTCGCGGATTCTATTGCAGCTCGGCGATGGACAGCCTCGCCGGTCTCCGTCTGCTGGCCCGCCAATATCCGGCCCGCGGCGCCCGCGTCGAGGTACTCGACCTGCGGACCCACGGCGCCGAGCAGGTCTGA
- a CDS encoding MSMEG_0569 family flavin-dependent oxidoreductase, whose translation MSHHNVIVVGGGQAGLSASYYLQQRDINHLVLESRTLTHTWREQRWDSFTLVTPNWQCALPGAPYQGAEPHGFMKKNEIIAYLDGFIETVRPPVREGVTVRRLAARAGGGYQVMTNAGEFSAEQVIVATGGYHTPIIPRFAERLPPSILQLQSARYRNPQSLPDGPVLVVGSGQSGAQIAEDLHLAGRQVHLAVGEAPRCARFYRGRDVVAWLADMGYYAMGVDRHPLREGVRDNTNHYVTGRDGGRDIDLRVFAMQGMQLHGQLDELEGGTLRFAPNLAVNLDNADAVYNRINASIDKYIEERGIPAPPGSVYQPVWRPSEERTSLPVEGLAAVIWCIGFRPDFTWIDLPVFNGRGQPSHVRGVTATRGLYFLGLPWLYTWGSGRFSGVAQDAEYLVDRIAAVRGGALN comes from the coding sequence ATGTCCCATCACAACGTCATCGTCGTCGGTGGCGGGCAGGCCGGTCTGTCCGCCAGCTATTACCTTCAGCAGCGAGACATCAACCACCTGGTCCTGGAGAGCCGCACCCTCACCCATACCTGGCGCGAGCAACGCTGGGACAGTTTCACCCTGGTCACTCCCAACTGGCAGTGTGCGCTCCCCGGTGCTCCCTACCAGGGGGCCGAGCCGCATGGCTTCATGAAGAAGAACGAGATCATCGCCTACCTGGATGGTTTCATCGAGACGGTGCGGCCACCGGTCCGCGAAGGGGTCACGGTGCGGCGGCTCGCCGCGCGCGCCGGGGGCGGCTATCAGGTGATGACCAACGCCGGGGAGTTCAGCGCCGAGCAGGTCATCGTCGCCACCGGTGGCTACCACACGCCGATCATCCCGCGCTTCGCCGAGCGGCTGCCGCCGTCCATCCTCCAACTGCAATCCGCGCGGTACCGCAATCCCCAGAGCCTGCCAGACGGTCCCGTGCTGGTGGTGGGCTCCGGGCAATCCGGCGCGCAGATCGCCGAGGATCTTCACCTGGCCGGCCGGCAGGTGCATCTGGCGGTGGGGGAGGCACCTCGCTGTGCGCGTTTCTACCGCGGCAGGGACGTGGTCGCCTGGTTGGCGGACATGGGTTACTACGCCATGGGTGTGGACCGGCACCCCTTGCGCGAGGGGGTGCGCGACAACACCAATCACTATGTCACCGGACGGGATGGCGGGCGCGACATCGATCTGCGTGTGTTCGCCATGCAGGGAATGCAGCTCCATGGACAGTTGGATGAGCTGGAGGGCGGAACACTGCGCTTCGCGCCGAACCTGGCCGTCAACCTGGACAACGCCGACGCCGTCTATAACCGCATCAACGCCAGCATCGACAAGTACATCGAGGAGCGCGGCATCCCGGCACCGCCGGGCTCGGTCTACCAGCCGGTCTGGCGGCCCTCCGAGGAGCGCACCAGCTTGCCGGTCGAGGGCCTCGCGGCGGTCATCTGGTGCATTGGTTTCCGCCCGGACTTCACCTGGATCGACCTGCCGGTCTTCAACGGCCGCGGCCAGCCGAGCCACGTGCGCGGCGTCACCGCCACGCGCGGTTTGTACTTCCTCGGCCTGCCCTGGCTGTACACCTGGGGCTCCGGGCGCTTCTCCGGCGTGGCGCAGGATGCCGAGTATCTGGTGGACCGCATCGCGGCGGTACGCGGCGGTGCACTGAACTGA
- a CDS encoding AAC(3) family N-acetyltransferase gives MRQQRSVEEVATQLRALGVRRGGVLLVHTSFRAVRPIQDGPLGLLRALRLALGEKGTLVMPTMTDGESLFDPASTPTHDMGITAELFWRQPGVRRSTHPGGSFAAEGPLAELICAPQPLSPPHGPDSPVGRVHELAGQVLLLGVSHGENTTLHLAEALAGVPYSVEHPCVVEVDGAARTVMIAETDHCCRRFQLLDTPLRARALQHEGLVGHALARLCDSRDVVAVALELLASEPLLFLCPPEEHCEECDVARASLRAT, from the coding sequence ATGAGACAGCAGCGGAGCGTCGAAGAGGTGGCCACCCAGCTTCGGGCACTGGGCGTGCGTCGAGGGGGCGTGCTGCTCGTGCATACGTCGTTCCGAGCGGTGCGCCCGATACAGGACGGCCCCCTGGGGTTGCTCCGCGCGCTGCGGCTCGCGCTCGGGGAGAAGGGCACGCTGGTCATGCCGACGATGACCGATGGCGAGTCCCTCTTCGATCCCGCGTCGACACCGACTCATGACATGGGCATCACCGCCGAGCTGTTCTGGAGACAGCCCGGCGTCCGGCGCAGCACGCATCCGGGTGGCTCGTTCGCCGCCGAGGGGCCGCTGGCCGAGCTCATCTGCGCGCCGCAGCCGCTGTCGCCCCCGCACGGTCCAGACAGTCCGGTGGGCCGCGTCCATGAGCTCGCCGGACAGGTGCTGCTCCTGGGCGTGAGCCACGGCGAGAACACCACGTTGCACCTGGCGGAGGCGCTCGCGGGCGTCCCCTACTCCGTCGAGCACCCCTGCGTGGTCGAGGTCGACGGCGCCGCACGCACCGTGATGATCGCCGAGACGGATCATTGCTGCCGGCGCTTCCAGCTCCTCGACACGCCCCTGCGCGCGCGGGCATTGCAACACGAGGGCCTCGTGGGCCACGCCCTGGCGCGGCTGTGCGACTCGCGCGACGTCGTCGCCGTCGCGCTGGAGCTCCTCGCCTCGGAGCCGCTCCTGTTCCTCTGTCCTCCCGAAGAGCACTGCGAGGAGTGCGACGTGGCGCGGGCCAGTCTCCGCGCCACGTGA
- a CDS encoding GlcNAc-transferase family protein, with translation MTSPDRIFVSIAAYCDPVLPFTLHRAVTTAARPERLHLAVVEQTGPDVARVPSPGGSTRFSCVRIDLRDARGPCWARALAMSLYDGEDWFLQLDSHMDFDPGWDERLVAQARALGAPQRGVALSSYPNAFVFEGGEPVRKPTTQGVLAQVVRPGSVFNPEHPVLIFEAQPVETTQPVPGFNLGAGCVFAPGRIVEEVPYDPWFYFHGEEQAFALRLYTHGWDLFHMPGLPIHHLYNDGKSGAPPRAMHWDASHESQREVSWWTLEQHSRKRLAALVSGAPLGVYGLGKVRSVADYAAFSGIDYAARSLAPSAFLPRVPPPAQGLNFQEGLLAGR, from the coding sequence ATGACATCCCCCGACCGCATCTTCGTCAGCATCGCCGCCTACTGCGACCCGGTCCTGCCCTTCACCCTGCACCGTGCCGTGACGACCGCGGCACGGCCGGAGCGGCTGCACCTCGCGGTGGTGGAGCAGACCGGGCCCGATGTCGCCCGCGTTCCCAGCCCCGGCGGCTCGACCCGCTTCAGCTGCGTCCGCATCGACCTGCGGGACGCGCGCGGCCCCTGCTGGGCCCGCGCCCTCGCCATGTCGCTCTACGATGGCGAGGACTGGTTCCTGCAACTCGACTCGCACATGGACTTCGACCCTGGCTGGGATGAGCGGCTGGTGGCCCAGGCGCGTGCGCTCGGCGCGCCGCAGCGCGGGGTGGCGCTCTCCTCGTACCCGAACGCGTTCGTCTTCGAGGGCGGCGAGCCCGTCCGCAAGCCCACCACCCAAGGGGTGCTGGCCCAAGTGGTCAGGCCGGGCAGTGTGTTCAACCCCGAGCACCCGGTGCTCATCTTCGAGGCACAACCGGTGGAGACCACCCAGCCAGTGCCGGGCTTCAATCTCGGCGCTGGCTGCGTGTTCGCGCCCGGGCGCATCGTCGAAGAGGTCCCGTACGATCCCTGGTTCTACTTCCACGGCGAGGAGCAGGCGTTCGCCCTGCGCCTGTACACGCACGGCTGGGACCTGTTCCACATGCCCGGCCTGCCCATCCACCACCTGTACAACGACGGCAAATCCGGCGCGCCACCCCGGGCGATGCACTGGGACGCGTCGCACGAGTCGCAGCGCGAGGTGAGCTGGTGGACGCTGGAGCAGCACTCGCGCAAGCGGCTGGCCGCCTTGGTCTCGGGGGCGCCGCTGGGGGTCTACGGACTGGGCAAGGTGCGCTCGGTCGCGGACTACGCCGCCTTCAGCGGGATCGACTACGCGGCGCGGAGTCTGGCGCCGTCGGCCTTCCTGCCGCGCGTGCCGCCGCCCGCTCAGGGCCTCAACTTCCAAGAGGGGCTCCTGGCTGGCCGATAA